A single window of Athene noctua chromosome 1, bAthNoc1.hap1.1, whole genome shotgun sequence DNA harbors:
- the RNF8 gene encoding E3 ubiquitin-protein ligase RNF8 isoform X3 — translation MISRKHCVFQQNAEGQWTVKDNKSLNGVWLNKQRLDPSKTYPITEGDHIQLGVPLENKETAEYEYEVIKEEWEKIKPFLAQRNDLGKAKSSRTKRKFSLEELETSGSEGPSNSRSKKDRVSCDNEPLGKSWERVEEAKQLTEKMDVKLLSPGPSEGDSDPVRSSPGHSEKAVHVPHKDQKGSGLAESWTGLEMLRKTLVDIMKLKVKVQEKQTAVLSVKQKRRKYAQKEILAMEQELQELQDQLCMEQEHHQLQVQELERTFSKQQQKLEGVKWQHGEENLKEQLAQVLQEHHALMEELSRSKKDFEEIIRAKNKELEETKEEKEKVRAQKEEVLNQMNDVLENELQCTICSEHFIEAVTLNCAHSFCSYCINEWTKRKVECPICRQEIKSKTRSLVLDNCIDRMVEKLDVEMKERRLTLIRERKEKQKVLVKPATDNDSSIISSIYSILLMSSCDSEDS, via the exons ATGATCTCTCGTAAGCACTGTGTTTTCCAGCAAAATGCAGAAGGGCAGTGGACTGTCAAGGATAACAAG AGTCTAAATGGAGTCTGGCTTAACAAACAGCGCCTGGATCCCTCAAAAACCTATCCTATCACTGAAGGAGACCACATCCAGTTGGGAGTGCCTTTGGAAAACAAAGAGACTGCTGAATATGAGTATGAAGTAATTAAAGAGGAATGGGAGAAAATCAAACCCTTTTTAGCCCAAAGGAATGACCTGGGGAAAGCTAAGAGTTCAAGAACTAAACGTAAATTCAGTTTGGAGGAATTGGAGACGTCTGGATCAGAAGGCCCTTCAAACTCAAGATCCAAAAAAGACAGAGTGTCCTGTGACAATGAACCTCTGGGTAAATCATGGGAAAGAGTAGAAGAGGCCAAACAGTTAACAGAGAAGATGGATGTCAAGCTGCTTTCTCCTGGACCAAGCGAGGGGGATAGTGATCCAGTGCGTAGTAGCCCTGGGCACTCTGAGAAAGCCGTGCATGTCCCCCATAAAGACCAGAAAGGCTCTGGTCTTGCAGAGTCATGGACTGGCTTGGAAATGTTGAGGAAAACTCTAGTAGATATAATGAAGTTAAAGGTCAAAGTGCAGGAGAAGCAGACAGCAGTTCTGAGTGTGAAGCAGAAGCGCAGGAAGTACGCTCAGAAGGAGATACTAGCAATGGAGCAGGAGCTCCAGGAGTTGCAGGACCAGCTGTGCATGGAACAAGAGCATCATCAGCTGCAGGTGCAAGAGCTGGAGAGGACATtctcaaaacagcagcagaagctaGAG GGAGTAAAGTGGCAACATGGGGAAGAAAATCTGAAGGAGCAGCTGGCCCAGGTCCTGCAAGAG CATCATGCTTTGATGGAAGAACTGAGCCGTAGTAAAAAAGATTTTGAGGAGATAATTCGAGCAAAGAATAAAGAATTGGAAGAAACCAAG gaggagaaggaaaaagtgaGAGCCCAAAAAGAAGAGGTGTTAAATCAGATGAACGATGTGTTGGAGAATGAGTTGCAGTGCACAATCTGTTCTGAGCACTTTATTGAG GCAGTCACTCTGAACTGTGCACACAGTTTCTGCTCCTACTGTATCAATGAGTGGACAAAACGTAAAGTGGAGTGCCCTATCTGCAGGCAGGAGATCAAATCAAAGACACGCTCTCTGGTCCTGGATAACTGCATTGACAGGATGGTAGAAAAACTGGATGTGGAAATGAAAGAGCGTCGCCTGACCCTTATCAGAGAGCGGAAAG agaaacagaaagtgtTGGTGAAACCAGCCACGGACAATGACAGCAGTATCATTTCTTCCATCTACTCCATCTTGTTGATGAGCAGTTGTGACAGTGAGGACTCTTGA
- the RNF8 gene encoding E3 ubiquitin-protein ligase RNF8 isoform X2, translating to MAARGTSRLAWCLRRVGASGDWLLLEAGTQVTIGRGLDLTYQLVSKTCPLMISRKHCVFQQNAEGQWTVKDNKSLNGVWLNKQRLDPSKTYPITEGDHIQLGVPLENKETAEYEYEVIKEEWEKIKPFLAQRNDLGKAKSSRTKRKFSLEELETSGSEGPSNSRSKKDRVSCDNEPLGKSWERVEEAKQLTEKMDVKLLSPGPSEGDSDPVRSSPGHSEKAVHVPHKDQKGSGLAESWTGLEMLRKTLVDIMKLKVKVQEKQTAVLSVKQKRRKYAQKEILAMEQELQELQDQLCMEQEHHQLQVQELERTFSKQQQKLEGVKWQHGEENLKEQLAQVLQEHHALMEELSRSKKDFEEIIRAKNKELEETKEEKEKVRAQKEEVLNQMNDVLENELQCTICSEHFIEAVTLNCAHSFCSYCINEWTKRKVECPICRQEIKSKTRSLVLDNCIDRMVEKLDVEMKERRLTLIRERKGERETESVGETSHGQ from the exons ATGGCGGCGCGCGGGACCTCCCGCCTGGCGTGGTGCCTCCGCCGGGTCGGGGCCAGCGGCGACTGGCTCCTGCTGGAGGCCGGCACTCAG GTAACTATAGGCCGAGGATTAGATCTCACATACCAGCTGGTGTCAAAAACCTGTCCCTTGATGATCTCTCGTAAGCACTGTGTTTTCCAGCAAAATGCAGAAGGGCAGTGGACTGTCAAGGATAACAAG AGTCTAAATGGAGTCTGGCTTAACAAACAGCGCCTGGATCCCTCAAAAACCTATCCTATCACTGAAGGAGACCACATCCAGTTGGGAGTGCCTTTGGAAAACAAAGAGACTGCTGAATATGAGTATGAAGTAATTAAAGAGGAATGGGAGAAAATCAAACCCTTTTTAGCCCAAAGGAATGACCTGGGGAAAGCTAAGAGTTCAAGAACTAAACGTAAATTCAGTTTGGAGGAATTGGAGACGTCTGGATCAGAAGGCCCTTCAAACTCAAGATCCAAAAAAGACAGAGTGTCCTGTGACAATGAACCTCTGGGTAAATCATGGGAAAGAGTAGAAGAGGCCAAACAGTTAACAGAGAAGATGGATGTCAAGCTGCTTTCTCCTGGACCAAGCGAGGGGGATAGTGATCCAGTGCGTAGTAGCCCTGGGCACTCTGAGAAAGCCGTGCATGTCCCCCATAAAGACCAGAAAGGCTCTGGTCTTGCAGAGTCATGGACTGGCTTGGAAATGTTGAGGAAAACTCTAGTAGATATAATGAAGTTAAAGGTCAAAGTGCAGGAGAAGCAGACAGCAGTTCTGAGTGTGAAGCAGAAGCGCAGGAAGTACGCTCAGAAGGAGATACTAGCAATGGAGCAGGAGCTCCAGGAGTTGCAGGACCAGCTGTGCATGGAACAAGAGCATCATCAGCTGCAGGTGCAAGAGCTGGAGAGGACATtctcaaaacagcagcagaagctaGAG GGAGTAAAGTGGCAACATGGGGAAGAAAATCTGAAGGAGCAGCTGGCCCAGGTCCTGCAAGAG CATCATGCTTTGATGGAAGAACTGAGCCGTAGTAAAAAAGATTTTGAGGAGATAATTCGAGCAAAGAATAAAGAATTGGAAGAAACCAAG gaggagaaggaaaaagtgaGAGCCCAAAAAGAAGAGGTGTTAAATCAGATGAACGATGTGTTGGAGAATGAGTTGCAGTGCACAATCTGTTCTGAGCACTTTATTGAG GCAGTCACTCTGAACTGTGCACACAGTTTCTGCTCCTACTGTATCAATGAGTGGACAAAACGTAAAGTGGAGTGCCCTATCTGCAGGCAGGAGATCAAATCAAAGACACGCTCTCTGGTCCTGGATAACTGCATTGACAGGATGGTAGAAAAACTGGATGTGGAAATGAAAGAGCGTCGCCTGACCCTTATCAGAGAGCGGAAAGGTGAGAG agaaacagaaagtgtTGGTGAAACCAGCCACGGACAATGA
- the RNF8 gene encoding E3 ubiquitin-protein ligase RNF8 isoform X1 — protein sequence MAARGTSRLAWCLRRVGASGDWLLLEAGTQVTIGRGLDLTYQLVSKTCPLMISRKHCVFQQNAEGQWTVKDNKSLNGVWLNKQRLDPSKTYPITEGDHIQLGVPLENKETAEYEYEVIKEEWEKIKPFLAQRNDLGKAKSSRTKRKFSLEELETSGSEGPSNSRSKKDRVSCDNEPLGKSWERVEEAKQLTEKMDVKLLSPGPSEGDSDPVRSSPGHSEKAVHVPHKDQKGSGLAESWTGLEMLRKTLVDIMKLKVKVQEKQTAVLSVKQKRRKYAQKEILAMEQELQELQDQLCMEQEHHQLQVQELERTFSKQQQKLEGVKWQHGEENLKEQLAQVLQEHHALMEELSRSKKDFEEIIRAKNKELEETKEEKEKVRAQKEEVLNQMNDVLENELQCTICSEHFIEAVTLNCAHSFCSYCINEWTKRKVECPICRQEIKSKTRSLVLDNCIDRMVEKLDVEMKERRLTLIRERKEKQKVLVKPATDNDSSIISSIYSILLMSSCDSEDS from the exons ATGGCGGCGCGCGGGACCTCCCGCCTGGCGTGGTGCCTCCGCCGGGTCGGGGCCAGCGGCGACTGGCTCCTGCTGGAGGCCGGCACTCAG GTAACTATAGGCCGAGGATTAGATCTCACATACCAGCTGGTGTCAAAAACCTGTCCCTTGATGATCTCTCGTAAGCACTGTGTTTTCCAGCAAAATGCAGAAGGGCAGTGGACTGTCAAGGATAACAAG AGTCTAAATGGAGTCTGGCTTAACAAACAGCGCCTGGATCCCTCAAAAACCTATCCTATCACTGAAGGAGACCACATCCAGTTGGGAGTGCCTTTGGAAAACAAAGAGACTGCTGAATATGAGTATGAAGTAATTAAAGAGGAATGGGAGAAAATCAAACCCTTTTTAGCCCAAAGGAATGACCTGGGGAAAGCTAAGAGTTCAAGAACTAAACGTAAATTCAGTTTGGAGGAATTGGAGACGTCTGGATCAGAAGGCCCTTCAAACTCAAGATCCAAAAAAGACAGAGTGTCCTGTGACAATGAACCTCTGGGTAAATCATGGGAAAGAGTAGAAGAGGCCAAACAGTTAACAGAGAAGATGGATGTCAAGCTGCTTTCTCCTGGACCAAGCGAGGGGGATAGTGATCCAGTGCGTAGTAGCCCTGGGCACTCTGAGAAAGCCGTGCATGTCCCCCATAAAGACCAGAAAGGCTCTGGTCTTGCAGAGTCATGGACTGGCTTGGAAATGTTGAGGAAAACTCTAGTAGATATAATGAAGTTAAAGGTCAAAGTGCAGGAGAAGCAGACAGCAGTTCTGAGTGTGAAGCAGAAGCGCAGGAAGTACGCTCAGAAGGAGATACTAGCAATGGAGCAGGAGCTCCAGGAGTTGCAGGACCAGCTGTGCATGGAACAAGAGCATCATCAGCTGCAGGTGCAAGAGCTGGAGAGGACATtctcaaaacagcagcagaagctaGAG GGAGTAAAGTGGCAACATGGGGAAGAAAATCTGAAGGAGCAGCTGGCCCAGGTCCTGCAAGAG CATCATGCTTTGATGGAAGAACTGAGCCGTAGTAAAAAAGATTTTGAGGAGATAATTCGAGCAAAGAATAAAGAATTGGAAGAAACCAAG gaggagaaggaaaaagtgaGAGCCCAAAAAGAAGAGGTGTTAAATCAGATGAACGATGTGTTGGAGAATGAGTTGCAGTGCACAATCTGTTCTGAGCACTTTATTGAG GCAGTCACTCTGAACTGTGCACACAGTTTCTGCTCCTACTGTATCAATGAGTGGACAAAACGTAAAGTGGAGTGCCCTATCTGCAGGCAGGAGATCAAATCAAAGACACGCTCTCTGGTCCTGGATAACTGCATTGACAGGATGGTAGAAAAACTGGATGTGGAAATGAAAGAGCGTCGCCTGACCCTTATCAGAGAGCGGAAAG agaaacagaaagtgtTGGTGAAACCAGCCACGGACAATGACAGCAGTATCATTTCTTCCATCTACTCCATCTTGTTGATGAGCAGTTGTGACAGTGAGGACTCTTGA
- the AARS2 gene encoding alanine--tRNA ligase, mitochondrial, whose protein sequence is MAAVGRLRRRLLLVVPRCWRCSPCRGGAGYPPAGQVRAAFLRFFQERHGHLRLPSAPVRPRGDPRLLFVNAGMNQFKPIFLGTVHPRSELAQHRRVVNSQKCVRAGGKHNDLEDVGRDTYHHTFFEMLGNWSFGDYFKEEACSMAWELLTEVYEIPRDRLYVTYFGGDSSLGLSADEECRDVWLRLGVPASHVLPFPLKDNFWEMGDTGPCGPCTEIHYDHVGGGRNAAALVNQGNPDVVEIWNLVFMQYSREVEGNLLPLPQHHVDTGMGLERLVTVLQNKRSNYDTDLFTPILDAIHKGCKGPKYQGLVGDADVGRVNMAYRVVADHVRTLCVCITDGIYPGFSGAELVLRRILRRAVRFCSEVLHAPPGLLASLVPTVVEVLGDAYPELTKNADQIMDIINENEAAFLSSLDRGRRIIERTVQQMKPSTDFPAEVAWSLYGNLGFPLDLIDLMLEEKGISLDLAAFNKLALEDAKRKARGPQAGQLEATNMHLDVHSLAQLRSNNVPATDDSPKYAYTLGQHGQYEFSPCQATVLMLYRDQSLQKEAGAGQRCGVILDRTNFYAEQGGQASDKGYMICLGQQEILFPVESVRLCGGYVIHEVTAVETLRAGDQVQLFVDEAQRLACMTNHTATHLLNFALRRVLGDSTEQRGSHVTAERLRFDFDTKSPVTVEQLQQVEQVVQDVIKRNEVVHMAEVPLTLARRVQGLRAVDEGYPDPVRIVSLGVPVESVLTRDSEAAMQTSVELCCGTHLLQTGAVEDLAIISERQLVKGISRVIAVTGGQAKQAREVGQCLAVEVDSVSLRLKQRSTSIPEMQNLSKEVGQLTKVVASTAIPQWQRKELQNILKALQRTANTAIKKLETQQAEEKAQSLLAKHCNQPVIIDTVPADSLSILMKVVNQLCDKSPGTSVLLLSPQVSGEVLCACQVSKNCLPMFSAADWAVAVCTQMEGKAGGSPVVAKGSGNAKGMQGALTTALEFAQSKL, encoded by the exons ATGGCGGCGGTTGGCCGGCTGCGGCGGCGACTCTTGCTGGTTGTGCCCAGGTGCTGGCGCTGCAGCCCCTGCCGCGGGGGTGCCGGCTACCCGCCGGCGGGGCAGGTCCGCGCCGCCTTCCTCCGCTTTTTCCAGGAGCGCCACGGCCACCTCCGCCTGCCCTCGGCCCCCGTGCGGCCCCGCGGCGACCCGCGCCTCCTCTTCGTCAACGCGGGCATGAACCAG TTCAAGCCCATTTTCCTGGGCACGGTGCACCCCCGGAGCGAGCTGGCACAGCACCGGCGGGTGGTGAACAGCCAGAAGTGCGTCCGTGCCGGAGGGAAGCACAACGACTTGGAGGATGTGGGCCGCGATACTTACCATCACACGTTCTTCGAAATGCTGGGGAACTGGTCCTTTGGGGATTACTTTAAG GAGGAGGCATGTAGCATGGCCTGGGAGCTCTTGACAGAGGTCTACGAGATCCCCAGAGATCGTCTCTACGTCACCTATTTTGGCGGAGACTCCTCGCTGGGGCTGAGCGCAGATGAGGAGTGCAGGGACGTATGGCTCCGCCTGGG GGTGCCTGCAAGTCACGTGCTTCCTTTTCCATTGAAGGACAACTTCTGGGAGATGGGGGACACAGGTCCCTGCGGTCCCTGTACAGAGATTCACTATGACCACGTGGGTGGTGGCAGAAATGCTGCGGCACTGGTGAACCAGGGCAACCCTGATGTAGTGGAGATCTGGAACCTGGTCTTCATGCAGTACAGCAG AGAGGTGGAGGGGAATCTGCTTCCCTTGCCACAGCATCACGTGGATACAGGAATGGGCCTGGAAAGACTTGTGACAGTTCTGCAGAACAAACGTTCCAACTACGACACAGATCTCTTCACTCCCATCTTGGATGCCATTCACAAG GGCTGCAAGGGGCCCAAATACCAAGGTCTAGTTGGGGATGCTGATGTTGGGCGTGTGAATATGGCCTACCGGGTGGTGGCAGACCACGTGCGCACCTTGTGCGTGTGCATCACTGATGGCATCTACCCAGGCTTCTCTGGAGCGGA ACTGGTGCTGCGTCGGATCCTGCGCAGGGCTGTCCGCTTTTGCTCTGAAGTTTTGCATGCTCCACCTGGCCTCTTGGCCTCCCTGGTGCCTACTGTAGTGGAAGTGCTG GGAGATGCCTATCCAGAGCTGACGAAGAATGCAGACCAG ATCATGGATATCATCAATGAGAATGAGGCAGCTTTTCTGTCCTCCCTCGATCGTGGGAGGCGCATCATTGAGCGGACGGTGCAGCAGATGAAGCCCTCCACAGATTTCCCGG CTGAAGTAGCTTGGTCTCTCTATGGGAATTTGGGGTTCCCTCTGGATCTGATTGACTTGATGCTTGAAGAAAAGGGAATCAGTTTGGATTTGGCTGCTTTTAACAAACTTGCTCTGGAAGATGCAAAG CGGAAGGCTCGTGGCCCACAGGCAGGACAGCTGGAGGCCACAAACATGCACCTTGATGTGCACTCACTGGCTCAGCTGCGGAGCAACAACGTGCCTGCTACGGATGATTCTCCAAAGTACGCCTACACGCTTGGGCAGCATGGGCAGTATG AGTTCAGCCCATGCCAGGCCACTGTCCTCATGCTGTACAGAGATCAGTCTCTCCAGAaggaggctggggcagggcaaCGCTGTGGTGTCATCTTGGACAGGACTAACTTCTATGCAGAGCAGGGTGGGCAAGCCTCTGACAAAGGCTACATGATATGTTTAGGACAGCAG GAGATACTCTTCCCCGTAGAGTCAGTTCGTCTCTGTGGTGGTTACGTGATCCATGAGGTCACTGCTGTGGAAACCCTGCGTGCTGGTGACCAAGTGCAACTCTTTGTGGATGAG GCCCAGCGGCTGGCCTGCATGACGAACCACACCGCTACTCACCTGCTGAACTTTGCGCTCCGCCGTGTCCTGGGCGACAGCACAGAGCAGCGAGGGTCCCACGTGACAGCAGAGCGGCTGCGCTTCGACTTTGATACCAAG AGCCCTGTGACTGtggagcagctgcagcaagtAGAGCAAGTGGTCCAGGATGTGATCAAACGAAATGAGGTTGTGCATATGGCTGAGGTCCCCCTCACGCTGGCAAGAAGAGTTCAGGGACTCCGTGCTGTGGATGAG GGGTATCCAGATCCAGTGAGGATagtgtccctgggggtccctgtggAGAGCGTGCTGACCCGCGACTCTGAGGCTGCAATGCAGACCTCTGTGGAGCTCTGCTGCGGGAC GCACCTTCTACAGACAGGAGCTGTGGAAGATCTGGCCATCATCAGTGAGCGTCAGCTTGTTAAAGGGATTAGCCGTGTCATTGCAGTGACAGGGGGACAAGCCAAACAG gCCCGAGAAGTAGGCCAGTGCTTGGCTGTGGAAGTGGACTCTGTCTCCCTACGACTGAAGCAGAGGAGCACCTCTATTCCTGAGATGCAGAACCTCTCCAAAGAAGTGGGACAGTTGACCAAA GTGGTGGCTAGCACTGCAATTCCTCAGTGGCAAAGAAAAGAACTACAGAACATCCTCAAAGCCCTACAGCGAACAGCCAACACGGCCATCAAGAAACTGGAGACACAGCAG GCTGAAGAGAAGGCACAAAGCCTGCTAGCAAAACATTGCAACCAACCTGTCATCATTGATACTGTCCCAGCGGACTCCCTCTCT ATCCTAATGAAGGTAGTGAACCAGCTGTGTGACAAGTCTCCTGGCACATCAGTCCTGCTGCTCAGCCCTCAGGTTTCCGGTGAGGTGCTCTGTGCCTGTCAGGTGTCCAAG AATTGCCTCCCCATGTTCTCCGCTGCTGACTGGGCCGTGGCTGTCTGTACGCAGATGGAAGGGAAGGCGGGAGGCTCTCCTGTTGTCGCAAAGGGCAGTGGAAATGCCAAGGGCATGCAGGGAGCCCTGACTACTGCACTAGAGTTCGCTCAGAGTAAACTGTGA